The Coprococcus phoceensis genomic sequence AAAGAAATTCTAAAGAGAAAACCTATCTTCTTGTCAGCAAAAACATTTCCATAAGATATATCACAGAACCTCAAGGAATAGTGGAATGTCAGATGCCATAGTTGCCAATTGTAAAAATTATGGAGGAGCGGAACATGGAAGAGAGAGAACTATATAAAGATTTGTATGCGGAGTTAGAAAAATACGAGAATCGAGGTGTCAGCATACGGTTGAACAATCAGCCGGCAAGTCCTATGCAGATTGTTACGGCACATATGGTAAAAGAGGAAAATGCCTATATGAGAGATTACGTCTGGGATGATAAGGGAGACGTTAAAGAAATCGTATTTCACAGTATCAGCAACAGTTAAGAAAGACGCACAGATACCCCTCTTGCGAAGACAATTAGATTGTTTATATTTGCGGAAATTGTCGAAATAGTTGATGACGTGTACAAAAAATATTGTTATAATAGGTTCAAGTAGGAGGTGTAGCATGGACGAAAGAACAAGAAAGAGTTCAGGTACAACAAGGCAGATGCAAAATAAGAACACGACCCAAAGAACCAGATCAGCACAGAATGGTTCGAATAGGAAGAGAAGAAATGGTGCATCAAGGAGACGGAGAAAACGCAATTTGGCGTTCAAGATGAGTATCCTTGTTTTGATAGTAATAGGTATTGTAGGAGGCGCTTTCTTATTAAAGAGATATAGCCCATCTAAAGAAAAAGCTGATTTGAAAAAATATTATGGAATAGAACAAGACAATCAGGTAGCTGTTATTATAGACAATCAGATTCTTGAAGCGAAAGCGGCGATGTTTGATGGAAAGCCATACTTGGAATATTCGCTTGTGCGAGATTATCTAAATGATAGATTTTATTGGGATTCCAATGAGAATATTTTATTGTACACACTCCCGGAAGGAACGATCCGGGCAGACGTAGGAAGTAATGAGTATACACTGCAGAAAGAAAAGAAAAGTGAAGATTATACGATTATAAAGACGGAAGGAAGTACGGCGTATATCGCACTGGATTTTGTGCAGAAGTATACAAATATTGAATTTAAAACATATGAAGACCCGCAGAGAGTCATGATTATAAGTGACTGGGGAAAGATCAGAACGGCAACGGTCAAAAAGGATACACAGGTGAGGTACAGAGGCGGAGTGAAGAGTCCGTACCTGACAGAGGTATCCAAAAAGGATAAGGTAACTGTAATTGAGAATGAAGGGGACTGGAAAAAAGTTCGTACAGAGGATGGATATATTGGATATATCAAGAAAAATTGTCTGAAGAATGAAAAGGAAGAGACGATTTCGAGAGAGTTTGAAGAACAGGTATACACAAACATTTCAAAAGACTACACAATCAATATGGCGTGGCACGTGGTGACGAATCAGAGTGCGAACGAAAAAGTGCTTCAGACAATTGCAGATACAAAAGGTTTGACAACAATTTCTCCAACGTGGTTTACAATTGCAGATACAGATGGAAATATTAACTCTCTTGCAAGTTCCCAGTATGTGAACTATGCTCATCAGTCCAATATCGAAGTATGGGCGCTGGTGAGAGATTTTGATGGTGGAATCGGTTCTTATGAAGAATCTTACGAAGTACTTAGTCATACTTCAAAGAGAGAAAACTTGGTAAATCAGCTGATTGCAGAGGCACTGCAGACAGGAATTGACGGCATTAATGTCGACTTTGAGAAGATTTCTGCAGAGTGCGGAGAACATTATATTCAGTTTATCCGCGAGTTATCTGTAAAGTGCCGACAGAATGGACTTGTATTATCTGTGGACAACTATGTGCCGAAGACATACAATGCACATTATCATATAGAAGAGCAGGGGAAAGTTGCGGATTATGTAATTATCATGGGATATGATGAACATTACAGCGGCTCTTATGAAAGCGGTTCAGTTGCATCTTTGAATTTTGTAAAAGAGGGAATAGAAGCGACGTTAAATGCCGTACCAAAAGAAAAAGTAATCAATGCGGTTCCGTTTTTCACAAGACTTTGGAAAGAAGTTCCAAAGACCGAGGAAGAGCTGGCAGAGGAGGCAGGAACTGAAGCGGCTGAATATTCTGTAAAAGTGACGAGCGAAGCGCTTGGTATGGAAGCTGCAGAACAGGCGATTGCCGATGCCGGCGCTCAGACGACTGTAGATGAGGCAACCAAACAAAACTATGCTCAGTGGGAGGCAGATGGAGCCACATACAAGATTTGGTTAGAGGATGAGACTGCTTTGGAAGAGAAACTTAAGCTGATGAAGGAATATAAGCTGGCTGGAACAGCGGCATGGCGCTTAGGTTTTGAAAAGTCGAGTGTGTGGGAGCTGATTTTAAAATATGTGAACTGATCGATTAAGAAGAGCTGAATGTTCAGCTCTTCTTTTGCATATATTTTATCAATGAAATATATGGAGAATGATAGTTGAAAAGAAAGATAGAACTTTTGATGGTATTGCTGCTTTTAATAGGGGCGATTATTGCGAGTAAGGGATTGAGCGAGTATGTGACAAGTGAAAAGGTAGAAAAAGGTACAAAGACGGTTGTATTAGATGCCGGACACGGTTCAGAAGATCCCGGTAAAATAGGAATCAATAATGTGCTGGAGAAAGATGTGAATCTCAAGATTTCTAAAAAAGTACAGAAAAGGCTGATTGAGCAAGGGATACATGTGGTGATGACGAGAGAAGATGACGACGGATTTTATAATGAAAGTAAATCAAATAAAAAAATTGCAGATATGAAAAAAAGAGTTGCCCTTATCAATGAGACAAAGCCTGATATTGCGGTCAGCATTCACCAAAACAGCTATCATGAAGAGAGCATAAAAGGAGCGCAGGTATTTTATTATACACATTCCAAAGAAGGGGAACGTGCTGCAACTGTCATGCAGGAGGCATTGAAGGCGCTGGATACAAACAACAAAAGACAGGCAAAAGAAAACAGTACATATTATATGTTAAAGAGAACAGAAGTGCCGACGATCATTGTAGAATGCGGATTTTTGAGTAATGCCCAGGAGGCAGAAAAATTAAAAAATGAGGAGTATCAGGATAAAGTGGCGGAAGCAATTTGTGCAGGGATTATAAAATGGCTAGACTAAGTGTACATAATGATGATATAATAAAAGTTATGAAAACAATAATTAAAAAAATCGACAAAAATCAACTTGATACAGAGATCATTGCAGAAGCAGGTGAGATACTTGAAAAAGGAGGACTTGTGGCGTTTCCAACGGAGACAGTGTATGGATTAGGAGCCAATGCACTGAATGAGGAAGCAGCAAGGAAGACTTATGAAGCAAAGGGACGTCCGTCAGATAATCCATTGATTGTTCATATTGCAGATATTCAGGCATTGGATGAGATTGTAGAATTTATACCGGAAAAAGCAAAAAGTATCGTAGAAAAATTTTGGCCTGGTCCACTGACACTTATATTTGAAAAGAGTGGAGTAGTGCCGCTTGGAACAACCGGCGGGCTGCAGACGGTGGCGGTGAGAATGCCGGAGGACGAGATTGCAAGGGCACTGATTCGGGCGGGAGGAGGTTATGTTTCAGCACCGAGTGCCAATACTTCCGGACGCCCAAGCCCTACGAGTGCGGAACATGTTGCGGAAGACCTTGATGGAAAGATCGATATGATCATCGATGGGGGCAATGTGGAAATAGGAGTAGAGTCAACGATCGTTGATATGACTGTGGAACCTCCTATGATCCTCAGACCCGGAGCAATCACGAAGGAGATGTTAGAGGAAGTCATAGGTGAAGTTGCTGTGGACAGGACAACATTGTCTGAGACGAGCGATGCGGCACCGAAAGCTCCTGGAATGAAATACCGTCACTATGCACCAAAAGCTCAGCTTGTGATTGTGAATGGTGCGCCGTTAGAAGCAGTGAAAGCTATTCGTCAGCTTGCATATGAACAGATGCGCAGGGGAAATCAGGTGGGAATCATTGCGACAAGCGAAACAGCGGATTTATATACGAATGGAATCGTAAAAAGTATTGGGACAAGAGCAAACGAGAATTCCATTGCTAAAAATCTTTATAAAGTGCTTCGTGAATTTGATGATGAAGAGGTGGCATATATTTTTAGTGAGGCATTTGCCGTGGAAGGAATCGGGAATGCTATTATGAACAGACTTATCAAAGCTGCGGGTCATCAGATCATAGAGGCGGAAGGGATTACGAAGCTTCAGAAATACAGAAGGATTCTGTTTGTAAGTAACAGTGACAATTGCAGGGGACCGATGGCGGCAGAGATCTTGCGCAATCAGCCGCTTTTACAGGAATATGAAGTGGATTCTCGAGGAATGATCGTCTTGTTTCCTGAGCCGGCGAACCAAAAGGCAGAGGCAATCATGAAGAGCCAGCAGATGACCTTGGAGTCACATGAGGCAACGCCGTTTAGTGAAAAAGATTTGGATGACGATACATTGGTGCTTACATTGGAAGAACCGTACAAATGGAAGATTGTATCGGAATATGAAAATGTAAAAAACGTATTTACATTGAATGAGTACATTGAAGATGACAGACAGGTTCTTTCTACACATGGGCAGCCTTTGGTGGCATATGGAGAGAATTTTGAACTGTTAAAAGAGTTGATTTTAAAATTAGCAGAGAAACTAAATAAGGAGGCAAAAAAAGAATGATAGCAATTGGATGTGATCATGGTGGATATGATTTGAAATTGGAGATGATAAAATATTTAGAACGAGAAGGGCTTGCATATAAAGACTTCGGCTGCAATGGAGAATCGGTAGATTATCCAATTTATGCGAGAAAAGTGGGACAGGCTGTTTTGGATGGCGAGTGTGAAAAAGGAATTTTGATTTGCGGAACCGGAATTGGTATTTCCATCGCTGCGAATAAGATGAAAGGAATCCGTTGTGCACTTTGTTCTGACTGCTTTTCTGCGGAAGCTACAAGACTTCACAATGACGCAAACATCATTGCATTGGGGGGACGTGTATTAGGGCCGGAACTTGCAGTGAAGATTGTGGATACCTTTTTGAAGACTCCGTTTTCCGGAGATGAGCGTCATGTACGACGCATTTCGATGATTGAAGAATAAAGAACAAGAACAAGGAGAAAGAGTATGTCAAAAGTATACGTTATGGATCATCCGCTGATCCAGCATAAAGTAGGGATTATTAGAAGAGAAGAGGTTGGATCAAAGGATTTTCGTCAGATGATCAGTGAGATTGCAATGTTGATGTGTTATGAATCTACAAGAAACTTGAAGCTCCAGGATGTCAAGATCAAAACACCGATTTGTGAGACGACTGTCAAAGAACTGGCAGGGAAAAAACTTGCTGTCGTACCGATTTTGCGTGCAGGACTTGGTATGGTAGAAGGTATGCTTGCAATGATTCCGGCTGCAAAAGTAGGACATATCGGTCTGTATCGTGATCCGGAGACATTGGAGCCTGTAGAATATTACTGCAAACTTCCGTCAGACTGTAATGAAAGAGAAGTGTACGTGGTAGATCCGATGCTTGCAACAGGAGGTTCCTGTGTTGCGGCAATTCAGATG encodes the following:
- a CDS encoding glycosyl hydrolase family 18 protein; amino-acid sequence: MDERTRKSSGTTRQMQNKNTTQRTRSAQNGSNRKRRNGASRRRRKRNLAFKMSILVLIVIGIVGGAFLLKRYSPSKEKADLKKYYGIEQDNQVAVIIDNQILEAKAAMFDGKPYLEYSLVRDYLNDRFYWDSNENILLYTLPEGTIRADVGSNEYTLQKEKKSEDYTIIKTEGSTAYIALDFVQKYTNIEFKTYEDPQRVMIISDWGKIRTATVKKDTQVRYRGGVKSPYLTEVSKKDKVTVIENEGDWKKVRTEDGYIGYIKKNCLKNEKEETISREFEEQVYTNISKDYTINMAWHVVTNQSANEKVLQTIADTKGLTTISPTWFTIADTDGNINSLASSQYVNYAHQSNIEVWALVRDFDGGIGSYEESYEVLSHTSKRENLVNQLIAEALQTGIDGINVDFEKISAECGEHYIQFIRELSVKCRQNGLVLSVDNYVPKTYNAHYHIEEQGKVADYVIIMGYDEHYSGSYESGSVASLNFVKEGIEATLNAVPKEKVINAVPFFTRLWKEVPKTEEELAEEAGTEAAEYSVKVTSEALGMEAAEQAIADAGAQTTVDEATKQNYAQWEADGATYKIWLEDETALEEKLKLMKEYKLAGTAAWRLGFEKSSVWELILKYVN
- a CDS encoding N-acetylmuramoyl-L-alanine amidase yields the protein MKRKIELLMVLLLLIGAIIASKGLSEYVTSEKVEKGTKTVVLDAGHGSEDPGKIGINNVLEKDVNLKISKKVQKRLIEQGIHVVMTREDDDGFYNESKSNKKIADMKKRVALINETKPDIAVSIHQNSYHEESIKGAQVFYYTHSKEGERAATVMQEALKALDTNNKRQAKENSTYYMLKRTEVPTIIVECGFLSNAQEAEKLKNEEYQDKVAEAICAGIIKWLD
- a CDS encoding L-threonylcarbamoyladenylate synthase gives rise to the protein MKTIIKKIDKNQLDTEIIAEAGEILEKGGLVAFPTETVYGLGANALNEEAARKTYEAKGRPSDNPLIVHIADIQALDEIVEFIPEKAKSIVEKFWPGPLTLIFEKSGVVPLGTTGGLQTVAVRMPEDEIARALIRAGGGYVSAPSANTSGRPSPTSAEHVAEDLDGKIDMIIDGGNVEIGVESTIVDMTVEPPMILRPGAITKEMLEEVIGEVAVDRTTLSETSDAAPKAPGMKYRHYAPKAQLVIVNGAPLEAVKAIRQLAYEQMRRGNQVGIIATSETADLYTNGIVKSIGTRANENSIAKNLYKVLREFDDEEVAYIFSEAFAVEGIGNAIMNRLIKAAGHQIIEAEGITKLQKYRRILFVSNSDNCRGPMAAEILRNQPLLQEYEVDSRGMIVLFPEPANQKAEAIMKSQQMTLESHEATPFSEKDLDDDTLVLTLEEPYKWKIVSEYENVKNVFTLNEYIEDDRQVLSTHGQPLVAYGENFELLKELILKLAEKLNKEAKKE
- the rpiB gene encoding ribose 5-phosphate isomerase B, yielding MIAIGCDHGGYDLKLEMIKYLEREGLAYKDFGCNGESVDYPIYARKVGQAVLDGECEKGILICGTGIGISIAANKMKGIRCALCSDCFSAEATRLHNDANIIALGGRVLGPELAVKIVDTFLKTPFSGDERHVRRISMIEE
- the upp gene encoding uracil phosphoribosyltransferase → MSKVYVMDHPLIQHKVGIIRREEVGSKDFRQMISEIAMLMCYESTRNLKLQDVKIKTPICETTVKELAGKKLAVVPILRAGLGMVEGMLAMIPAAKVGHIGLYRDPETLEPVEYYCKLPSDCNEREVYVVDPMLATGGSCVAAIQMLKEKGVKNIHFMCIIASPEGVERLQKEHPDVDIYIAALDEKLNDHGYIVPGLGDAGDRIFGTK